From a single Pasteurella atlantica genomic region:
- a CDS encoding DUF3413 domain-containing protein: protein MFKLFQQRPEAEALSQRITWGHWFSFFNIGIVLFIASRYAFNADWPNTLLGKLYFFISLFGHFSFIVFAVYLLLLFPLSFIIRNQLAFRVTSVIIATIGMVILLIDTEIFKTLYLHLSPLVWKIFIRPKELTSLIHWQMIIPILAILMAEIISSYWIWHKLRRFARQRWGKFVALFFICCFTATHLFYAWADITFYRPITAQKSNYPLSYPMTAKTFFEKHGLANHSVLEQQIKEHGRPEAFYLDYPKKILNADKIEEKTNVIIVNISNLSNKAISLEKMPNLVDIRLNSLNFTQHYIAGDSAMASIVNLFYGLTGQYVDSILNEQKSSPLIDILKQNQYKFGLFSAKGFKAPIYHRSLFNQLKLHTPHSNQQMIIQWKKWIENYHTAPFFNYLDLKVAKEQILDKQIAQIWSTLTEQKLLQNTVVIITSDLSKKTEMKNSFDKLRTQVPMIMYWKGQTESYEQLSSHLDILPTLLNNLFGVTNSTKDYSQGIDLINENNHKWLLSANSKWRVAIMPDGKQYQIQPSKGRFKYFDMTGKQQNNVDIPLNLFLQLTLDSNYFMEK, encoded by the coding sequence ATGTTTAAATTATTTCAACAACGACCTGAAGCTGAAGCACTTTCTCAACGTATCACGTGGGGACACTGGTTTAGTTTTTTTAATATTGGTATTGTCCTTTTTATTGCTTCTCGTTATGCATTCAATGCTGACTGGCCAAATACCTTGTTAGGAAAATTGTATTTCTTTATCAGTTTATTTGGGCATTTTAGCTTTATCGTTTTTGCTGTTTATTTATTACTACTGTTTCCATTAAGTTTTATTATCAGAAACCAATTAGCTTTCCGAGTTACCTCAGTAATTATTGCCACGATTGGAATGGTAATACTGTTAATTGATACGGAAATATTTAAAACACTCTATTTACATTTATCTCCTCTGGTTTGGAAAATTTTTATTCGCCCCAAAGAACTGACGTCTTTAATTCATTGGCAAATGATCATTCCTATTCTAGCCATTTTAATGGCAGAAATTATCAGTTCTTATTGGATATGGCATAAGCTACGTCGCTTTGCTCGTCAAAGATGGGGAAAATTTGTTGCACTGTTTTTCATTTGTTGTTTTACTGCAACACATCTTTTTTATGCGTGGGCAGACATTACTTTCTATCGTCCAATTACCGCACAAAAATCAAACTATCCGCTCTCTTATCCAATGACAGCAAAAACATTTTTTGAAAAACACGGTTTAGCCAATCATTCTGTTTTAGAGCAACAGATCAAAGAACACGGTCGCCCAGAAGCCTTTTATTTAGATTACCCTAAAAAAATACTAAACGCAGATAAAATAGAAGAGAAAACAAATGTAATTATTGTAAATATTTCGAATTTAAGTAATAAGGCAATTTCTTTAGAAAAGATGCCAAATTTAGTCGATATTCGTCTAAATTCACTTAATTTTACTCAACATTACATTGCAGGTGATAGTGCAATGGCGAGTATTGTTAATTTATTTTATGGATTAACAGGGCAATATGTTGATTCTATTTTAAATGAACAAAAATCATCACCATTAATTGATATTTTAAAACAAAACCAATATAAATTTGGACTGTTTTCCGCCAAAGGATTTAAAGCACCTATTTATCACCGCTCATTATTCAACCAATTAAAATTACATACTCCCCACTCTAATCAGCAAATGATTATTCAATGGAAAAAGTGGATAGAAAATTATCATACCGCTCCATTTTTTAATTATTTAGATCTTAAAGTAGCCAAAGAACAAATTCTTGATAAACAAATTGCTCAGATTTGGAGTACCCTAACAGAACAAAAATTGCTTCAAAATACGGTGGTAATTATTACCTCAGATTTAAGCAAAAAGACGGAAATGAAGAATTCATTTGATAAATTACGCACTCAAGTACCTATGATTATGTATTGGAAAGGGCAAACAGAGTCCTATGAACAGCTATCCAGCCATTTAGATATTTTACCAACACTTTTAAACAATCTCTTTGGCGTAACAAACTCAACGAAAGACTACTCTCAAGGTATTGACCTAATAAATGAAAATAATCATAAGTGGCTATTAAGTGCGAATAGTAAATGGCGAGTGGCAATAATGCCAGATGGTAAACAATACCAGATACAGCCAAGTAAAGGGCGTTTTAAGTACTTTGATATGACTGGAAAACAGCAAAATAACGTAGATATTCCGCTTAATTTATTCTTACAACTTACTCTTGATAGTAATTATTTTATGGAAAAATAG
- a CDS encoding Nif3-like dinuclear metal center hexameric protein: protein MLNNLELEHILNIKLNSQAIKDYAPNGLQVEGKSNITKIITGVTACLPLIEEAIKRNADAILVHHGYFWKNEEPSIRGMKGKRIKQLLINDINLYGYHLPVDIHPELGNNTQLAQKLGITQLHGLEDTPYSIPVYGELDTPISANELADKLEKILNRKPTLCGDFTAEYPQKLIKTIGICTGGGQDYIDLAAQKGLDAFISGEISERTYHSACEQGIYYFAAGHHATERDGIKAVGEWLAKEYNLIVEFVDINNPA, encoded by the coding sequence ATGTTAAATAATTTAGAATTAGAACATATTTTAAACATAAAATTAAATAGCCAAGCAATTAAAGACTATGCCCCTAACGGTTTACAAGTTGAAGGAAAATCTAATATTACTAAAATTATTACAGGGGTAACTGCCTGCTTACCTTTAATTGAAGAAGCCATAAAACGCAATGCAGACGCTATATTGGTTCATCACGGCTACTTTTGGAAAAATGAAGAACCTTCTATTCGAGGAATGAAAGGAAAACGTATAAAACAGTTACTCATCAATGATATTAACTTATATGGTTACCACTTACCTGTTGATATTCACCCTGAACTGGGCAACAATACACAGCTGGCACAAAAATTAGGGATTACACAACTACACGGATTAGAAGATACTCCCTACTCTATCCCTGTTTATGGTGAATTAGATACACCCATTTCAGCCAATGAATTAGCGGATAAACTTGAGAAAATATTAAATCGAAAACCAACCCTATGTGGTGACTTCACTGCTGAATATCCTCAAAAATTAATTAAAACTATTGGGATTTGCACAGGTGGTGGGCAGGATTATATTGATCTTGCTGCTCAAAAAGGATTAGACGCTTTTATTTCAGGTGAAATATCAGAGAGAACTTACCATTCTGCCTGTGAACAAGGTATTTACTACTTTGCAGCAGGACATCACGCCACAGAGAGAGATGGCATAAAAGCAGTGGGGGAATGGCTAGCAAAAGAATATAATTTGATTGTTGAATTTGTTGATATTAATAATCCTGCTTAA
- the yaaA gene encoding peroxide stress protein YaaA, whose amino-acid sequence MLAIISPAKTLDYKTQLPSFAKTQPQLTAYSQQLIDICKQLSPQDVASLMKISDKLATLNAVRFAEWQLEHNENNAKQALFAFKGDVYTGLDATSLTTTEIEFAQSHLAILSGLYGLLKPLDLMQPYRLEMGTKLTNPKGKNLYDFWGSVITQQLQKTLDKQGDNILVNLASDEYFNSVKTKELKATIIKPIFLDEKKGKFKTISFYAKKARGMMVRYILKNQLTEVEKLKEFNLGGYWFDEDSSTETEWVFKRTEIEALAYKEMKSS is encoded by the coding sequence ATGCTAGCGATTATTTCTCCTGCAAAAACATTAGATTACAAAACACAACTCCCTAGTTTTGCAAAAACTCAACCACAACTGACCGCTTATAGCCAACAGCTAATTGATATTTGTAAACAGCTTTCTCCTCAAGATGTTGCGAGTTTAATGAAAATCAGTGATAAATTGGCAACCTTAAATGCAGTACGATTTGCAGAATGGCAGTTGGAACATAATGAGAATAATGCTAAACAAGCACTATTTGCCTTTAAAGGGGATGTTTATACAGGACTTGATGCAACGAGTTTAACCACAACTGAAATTGAGTTTGCTCAATCTCATTTAGCTATTTTATCAGGGTTATATGGTTTACTTAAACCTCTAGATTTAATGCAACCTTATCGTCTTGAAATGGGAACAAAATTAACTAACCCTAAAGGTAAAAATTTATATGATTTTTGGGGCAGTGTAATTACACAACAATTACAGAAAACCCTTGATAAACAAGGGGATAATATTTTGGTTAATCTTGCTTCTGACGAATATTTTAATTCAGTAAAAACCAAAGAGTTAAAAGCAACAATAATCAAACCGATCTTTTTAGATGAAAAAAAGGGAAAATTCAAAACCATTAGTTTTTATGCCAAAAAAGCACGTGGAATGATGGTGCGTTATATTTTGAAAAATCAATTAACGGAAGTTGAAAAATTAAAAGAATTTAATTTAGGTGGCTATTGGTTTGATGAAGATAGCTCAACGGAAACAGAATGGGTCTTTAAACGTACTGAAATTGAAGCGCTTGCTTATAAAGAAATGAAAAGTAGTTAA
- a CDS encoding YejL family protein has translation MAIKSKYNNEQLDTLLNELITVLEKNKTPVDLSLMVLGNMVSNILLNNINDPEQREHLADTFSQALKNSLMTKH, from the coding sequence ATGGCTATAAAATCTAAATATAACAATGAACAATTAGATACACTACTCAATGAATTGATTACTGTATTAGAAAAAAATAAAACCCCTGTTGATCTTTCATTAATGGTGCTTGGTAATATGGTCAGCAATATTTTACTGAATAATATCAATGACCCTGAACAACGTGAACATTTGGCAGACACCTTTTCACAAGCTTTAAAAAACTCATTAATGACTAAACACTGA
- a CDS encoding ABC transporter ATPase: MKKLKLFIFVNFCLYLTACVNSYAAPRAMFFQVPQKITFDGQEYIKSNYSRLEGMEHIVYLPHNKKVNTKNWQQAIFIFLDNSVAVRPAISLEERIHIRENVYKSQHKILADLIINNAELQSKIISPPTEREHNILLEVSRGRNSQCGFGEIQYAIKRLDFAKNLPNVTAYKKEIIKLADRFKQLDWQILCK, from the coding sequence ATGAAAAAATTAAAACTTTTTATTTTTGTAAATTTTTGTTTATATCTTACCGCTTGTGTGAATAGCTATGCAGCGCCTAGAGCGATGTTTTTTCAAGTCCCACAAAAAATCACTTTTGATGGACAAGAATATATAAAATCAAATTATAGCCGATTAGAAGGTATGGAGCATATTGTGTATTTACCTCACAATAAAAAGGTAAATACTAAAAATTGGCAACAGGCTATTTTTATCTTTTTAGATAATAGTGTAGCAGTGAGACCTGCAATTTCTTTAGAAGAGCGTATTCATATACGTGAAAATGTGTATAAGTCACAGCATAAAATATTAGCAGATTTAATCATTAATAATGCGGAATTACAAAGTAAAATTATTTCTCCTCCCACAGAAAGAGAGCATAATATTTTATTAGAAGTTTCTCGAGGACGTAATTCACAATGTGGATTTGGTGAAATACAATATGCAATTAAGCGGTTAGATTTTGCAAAAAATTTACCAAATGTGACCGCTTATAAAAAAGAGATAATTAAACTTGCAGATCGATTTAAACAATTAGATTGGCAAATTTTGTGTAAATAA
- the sucD gene encoding succinate--CoA ligase subunit alpha, which yields MAILIDKNSKVICQGFTGSQGTLHCTDALAYGTQLVGGVSPNKGGTTHLGLPVFNTVRDAVNNTGATVSVIYVPASGCKDAILEAIDGGIKLIICITEGIPVLDMLEVKQRLNQSETMMIGPNCPGVITPDECKVGIMPAHIHKKGKIGIISRSGTLTYEAVKQTTDAGLGQSTCVGIGGDPISGSSFIDILKLFEQDPQTEAIVMIGEIGGTAEEEAAEFIKQHITKPVIGYIAGITAPKGKRMGHAGAIISGGKGTAEEKYRVLQEAGVITVNSLTDIGRILKVTLKK from the coding sequence TACATTGCACCGATGCACTGGCTTATGGTACACAGCTTGTGGGTGGCGTATCTCCAAATAAAGGAGGAACTACGCATTTAGGCTTACCGGTTTTTAATACTGTGCGTGATGCCGTAAACAATACGGGAGCAACAGTGTCTGTTATTTACGTACCTGCAAGTGGCTGTAAAGATGCTATTTTAGAAGCAATCGATGGCGGTATTAAACTCATTATTTGTATTACAGAAGGTATCCCTGTATTAGATATGCTTGAGGTAAAACAACGTTTGAACCAAAGTGAGACAATGATGATAGGTCCAAATTGTCCGGGAGTCATCACGCCAGATGAATGCAAAGTTGGGATTATGCCTGCTCATATTCACAAAAAAGGCAAAATTGGGATTATTTCTCGCTCTGGAACACTGACCTATGAAGCAGTAAAACAAACCACGGATGCAGGATTAGGGCAATCGACTTGTGTCGGCATTGGTGGAGATCCTATCTCAGGCTCTAGTTTTATTGATATTTTAAAACTCTTTGAGCAAGATCCACAAACAGAAGCAATAGTAATGATTGGGGAAATCGGAGGAACTGCCGAAGAAGAAGCCGCTGAATTTATTAAACAGCATATCACCAAACCAGTGATTGGCTACATCGCAGGAATAACTGCCCCAAAAGGAAAAAGAATGGGACACGCAGGGGCAATTATTAGCGGAGGAAAAGGAACCGCAGAAGAGAAATATCGAGTATTACAAGAAGCAGGTGTCATCACTGTCAATAGCTTAACGGATATTGGAAGAATACTGAAAGTTACCCTCAAAAAATAA
- the secF gene encoding protein translocase subunit SecF — protein MARKEQNAAEIKLPYKLIPFMKYRMTGYLFSLVVIAFSLFFIVTKGLNWGLDFTGGTVIETTFSQSADLGKVRSELDKNGYGSAIVQTLGGTKDLMIRLPAAEADSKVSTNVINVIHQHIDPKAQIKSAEFVGPNVGKELTESAIYGTLATLAMLLLYVGLRFEWRLAVGAIAALFHDVIVTIGFFSLLQIEIDLTFVAAILSVVGYSLNDSIVVFDRVRENFRKVRRSNTIEIVDISLSQTLSRTLMTSLTTLVVVLALFWLGGSTLHSFSLALLIGIAFGTYSSIYIAIGIALRLGLTRDHMIPPVVEKEGADQEAFINY, from the coding sequence ATGGCAAGAAAAGAACAAAATGCAGCAGAGATTAAGCTTCCTTATAAGCTAATCCCATTTATGAAATACCGAATGACGGGTTATCTCTTCTCTTTGGTTGTAATTGCTTTTAGCTTATTTTTTATTGTGACTAAAGGCTTAAACTGGGGATTAGATTTTACAGGCGGTACAGTGATTGAAACCACTTTTTCACAATCAGCAGATTTGGGAAAAGTACGTTCAGAGTTAGATAAAAATGGTTATGGTAGTGCAATAGTACAAACTTTAGGTGGTACAAAAGATTTAATGATCCGTCTACCTGCTGCGGAAGCAGACAGCAAAGTAAGTACTAATGTCATTAATGTTATTCATCAACATATTGATCCAAAAGCACAAATTAAAAGTGCGGAGTTTGTCGGACCAAATGTGGGTAAAGAATTAACAGAAAGTGCTATTTACGGAACATTAGCAACATTAGCAATGTTATTGCTTTATGTTGGATTACGTTTTGAATGGCGTTTAGCAGTAGGGGCAATTGCAGCACTATTCCACGATGTTATTGTCACAATTGGCTTTTTCTCATTACTACAAATTGAGATTGATTTAACCTTTGTGGCGGCGATCTTATCCGTTGTGGGTTACTCACTGAATGATAGTATCGTGGTATTCGACCGTGTACGTGAAAACTTCCGTAAAGTACGTCGTTCAAATACCATTGAAATTGTTGATATTTCATTAAGCCAAACGCTATCTCGTACCTTGATGACCTCATTAACAACCTTAGTTGTGGTATTAGCTCTATTTTGGCTGGGTGGTTCAACCTTACATAGCTTCTCATTAGCATTATTAATCGGTATCGCATTTGGTACCTATTCCTCAATCTACATTGCAATTGGCATTGCATTAAGATTAGGTTTAACTCGTGATCATATGATCCCACCTGTTGTGGAAAAAGAAGGTGCAGATCAAGAAGCCTTTATTAATTATTAA